A DNA window from Calliphora vicina chromosome 1, idCalVici1.1, whole genome shotgun sequence contains the following coding sequences:
- the nerfin-2 gene encoding zinc finger and BTB domain-containing protein 41 → MMSEHYVECRALPTINETFPQFSTRPPQQQQQPHQPATAASATTTTAGITRNNLILSPLDLSLRAGVNIVPITPPSTPSPPRKRPRFMSDEHYLWRPHVMGTTVAPEATALNTTTTTAHHNFLHTMTYTRRGELTSAAYGLNDESSYNTATSAAATTQSFNIDDNNKEIINNFGEITKSQRSGSTLTIEEYQRHNHHQRHQQHQQQPQHHRDMATIYVDDETIVLTEDEDDDEEDEEEDEENEEDEENETLLSSQELNEDDETNEPPHKSSQSPQSSRNENLNSQTQDNSNADADEEEEYVDILGNDDDDDINPLSARAITMLRLQSQADLEQELERTGNVLTRNKLIYENEQLHNRAVDGLAKLFDRDFQPRQQESQENLDKGKTYIDLTNYQKSKDNTFMSSTPLHPDKEQQQQFMPATSRPYKTHKTERKRMKLRKHMSLDEETISPVSGTIIRKLRDDEELVVRKGDIDPAFNVVEVTEEAKAILASIDNKIGEYLCQLCRTLYDDAFKLAQHRCPRIVHIEYKCSECEKVFNCPANLASHRRWHKPKSELLANSQSKKRAHAERNAQSGSNNSEKIVLDDGVDGIFPCNQCGKTFRRHAYLKKHQASHQMLENLKSLDIFKNSTTTSATFQPSNAAHLSNTTLPSAPRLQPNPLYPPLQHPRPYPARFAGFPFPTPFDHRRFYTLGEFYLSQQLERSSAFQYVQANHLRNLSNVAGNFINRPVVPSPIIPLPVK, encoded by the exons atgatgAGCGAACATTATGTGGAATGTCGTGCATTACCAACAATAAACGAGACATTTCCACAATTTAGTACAAGaccaccacaacaacaacagcaacctCACCAGCCAGCAACAGCCGCATCGGCAACAACAACTACCGCAGGAATAACTAGAAATAATTTAATACTTTCACCACTAGATTTATCACTGCGAGCTGGAGTTAATATTGTGCCCATCACACCACCCTCAACACCTTCACCACCCCGAAAACGTCCAAGATTTATGTCAGACGAACATTATTTGTGGCGTCCGCATGTCATGGGAACAACAGTAGCACCTGAAGCAACAGCATTGAACACCACCACCACAACGGCACATCACAACTTTTTACACACAATGACCTACACAAGACGTGGAGAATTAACCTCCGCCGCCTATGGTTTGAATGATGAGTCCTCGTACAACACAGCGACGTCAGCGGCAGCAACAACACAAAGTTTCAATATTGACGAcaacaataaagaaataatcaacAATTTTGGTGAAATAACAAAGAGTCAACGAAGCGGAAGTACTTTAACAATAGAAGAGTATCAACGCCACAACCATCACCAGCGCCACCAGCAGCATCAGCAGCAGCCCCAACATCATAGAGATATGGCAACTATTTATGTGGATGATGAAACAATTGTGTTGACCGAAGATGAGGATGATGACGAAGAGGACGAGGAAGAGGATGAAGAAAACGAGGAAGATGAGGAAAATGAAACACTTTTGAGTTCTCAAGAGCTAAACGAAGACGATGAAACTAATGAGCCACCACATAAATCATCCCAAAGTCCACAAAGCTCACGAAATGAAAACCTCAATTCACAGACACAAGACAACAGCAATGCTGATGCAGACGAGGAGGAAGAATATGTTGACATTTTaggtaatgatgatgatgatgacataAATCCTCTGTCTGCCCGGGCCATCACAATGTTGCGTTTACAAAGTCAAGCGGATTTAGAACAGGAGTTGGAAAGGACCGGCAACGTATTAACACGCAATAAGTTGATCTATGAAAATGAACAATTACACAATCGTGCAGTCGATGGTCTGGCCAAATTATTCGATAGAGATTTTCAGCCGCGTCAACAGGAAAGCCAGGAAAACTTAGATAAAGGCAAAACCTACATAGATTTAACTAATTACCAGAAGAGCAAAGATAATACGTTTATGTCATCCACCCCCCTGCATCCAGATaaggaacaacaacaacaatttatgccAGCCACGTCAAGACCTTATAAGACTCACAAGACCGAACGTAAACGCATGAAATTACGCAAACACATGTCGTTGGATGAAGAAACTATTAGTCCTGTTTCGGGCACCATTATACGTAAATTGCGTGATGATGAGGAGTTGGTGGTGCGTAAGGGTGACATTGATCCAGCCTTCAATGTGGTCGAGGTTACAGAAGAGGCTAAGGCGATTTTGGCCAGTATAGATAATAAGATTGGAGAGTATTTGTGTCAACTATGTCGCACATTGTACGATGATGCCTTTAAGTTGGCTCAACATCGGTGCCCACGGATTGTGCACATTGAGTACAAGTGTTCGGAATGTGAGAAG GTTTTCAATTGTCCAGCAAACTTGGCCTCACATCGACGCTGGCATAAACCCAAATCCGAACTCTTAGCCAACAGTCAATCCAAAAAGAGAGCGCATGCCGAACGTAACGCACAATCGGGCTCTAATAACTCGGAGAAAATTGTGTTGGATGATGGAGTTGATGGCATATTTCCCTGCAACCAATGTGGCAAAACATTCCGACG TCATGCCTATCTCAAAAAACATCAGGCCTCACATCAAATGTTGGAGAATCTCAAATCGttggatatttttaaaaattccacaaCAACTTCAGCAACATTCCAGCCTTCAAATGCAGCACATTTGAGTAATACAACTCTACCCTCGGCACCCAGATTACAACCGAATCCCCTTTATCCACCTCTGCAACATCCACGACCTTATCCCGCACGTTTTGCTGGATTTCCATTTCCCACACCATTCGACCATCGACGTTTCTATACGTTAGGGGAGTTTTATCTGTCTCAGCAGCTGGAACGTTCTTCGGCCTTCCAGTATGTACAGGCGAATCATTTGCGTAATTTAAGTAATGTTGCTGGTAATTTCATTAACAGACCAGTGGTGCCTTCACCCATTATACCGCTGCCGGTGaaatga
- the Alp13 gene encoding alkaline phosphatase 4: MDTQSLVTTKRKFKSTQLFLVAGTILISLLVSVLCIGLTVRYEVDTETADVESVQYWKLNLPPDQEKWYEKGIEELKSIIVKKEQRGEVENVVIFMAEGVTSDMLSRARFMKKDNALEMNDFIWDSFPHIGILKSSCSFVENCDAFSLATALFGGVQTSWGLGGVDKRVGPGNCHKALNESFHINSIFKQAKALNLRTGFVTTRRITGPLVAALYAHSSDTAWECDAYIPENMKAKCQDVATQLIKSKEGRNINVIMGGGRQTLVSKVPISNRSIIDESVCDSLDKRNLLQDWQSHKISENVTFKLIQTPRGLSRLKGAALDYVLGVFANGDLTDKGPNLTNMVTKSLDVLQRRDVGYLFVAETAVKKDAVEDFQRILWDLDKAIKETFKHPGFTPNNTVVLTVFLDLNHTADAPNDIVLYAIGPKSYLFHGFHEETYMAHAISYYLKMGIFRSQTKSNS; this comes from the exons ATGGATACCCAAAGTTTAGTGACaacaaaacgaaaatttaaatcTACTCAATTGTTTCTAGTGGCTGGAACAATTTTGATCTCTCTATTAGTTTCTGTGCTGTGTATTGGTTTGACAGTGCGTTACGAAGTGGACACGGAGACTGCAGATGTGGAAAGTGTGCAGTATTGGAAATTAAATTTGCCACCAGATCAAGAAAAGTGGTATGAAAAGGGTATTGAAGAGCTAAAGTCTATTATAGTCAAAAAAGAACAAAGGGGAGAAGTTGAAAATGTGGTAATATTTATGGCTGAAGGTGTAACTAGCGATATGTTATCGCGTGCCAGATTTATGAAGAAAGACAATGCTCTTGAAATGAATGATTTCATATGGGATTCATTTCCTCATATTGGCATATTGAAA agCAGTTGCAGTTTTGTGGAGAATTGTGATGCCTTTTCTCTGGCCACTGCTTTATTTGGAGGTGTTCAAACTTCCTGGGGCTTAGGAGGAGTAGATAAACGTGTTGGACCTGGTAATTGCCATAAAGCCTTAAATGAATCCTTCCATATAAACAGTATTTTCAAACAAGCTAAAGCTTTAAATTTACGCACCGGCTTTGTAACCACACGCCGCATTACTGGACCTTTAGTAGCCGCCCTCTATGCTCATTCTAGTGATACCGCATGGGAATGTGATGCTTACATACCCGAAAACATGAAAGCTAAGTGCCAAGATGTGGCCACTCAATTGATAAAATCCAAGGAGGGCAGAAATATTAATGTAATAATGGGTGGCGGCCGTCAAACTTTAGTCTCCAAGGTGCCCATTTCCAATCGCAGCATTATTGACGAATCCGTTTGTGATTCCCTAGACAAACGTAATCTCTTGCAGGATTGGCAATCTcataaaatatctgaaaatgtTACATTTAAACTAATACAAACTCCTAGAGGATTGAGCAGACTTAAAGGAGCTGCTTTGGATTATGTTTTGGGTGTGTTTGCCAATGGCGATTTAACAGATAAAGGTCCAAATCTAACAAATATGGTAACAAAATCATTGGATGTTTTGCAGCGTAGAGATGTTGGTTATTTATTTGTGGCTGAAACAGCAGTGAAAAAAGATGCAGTTGAAGATTTTCAACGAATTCTTTGGGATTTGGATAAGGCAATTAAGGAAACCTTCAAGCATCCGGG TTTCACTCCAAACAACACCGTAGTACTTACCGTGTTTCTAGATTTAAATCATACCGCCGATGCTCCCAATGACATTGTACTCTACGCTATCGGACCCAAATCGTATCTCTTTCATGGCTTCCATGAAGAGACCTACATGGCCCATGCTATATCTTATTACCTGAAAATGGGCATTTTTCGTTcccaaacaaaatcaaacagttaa